GCGTTTTATATAGCTGGAACCAGTTTTGGGTGGTGAAAGAAATGCCAGTGCTGGGATTCAACGTAACCAAAATAGAGCTCGAGAGGGTTACCCTCGCGGTGCCCCAGGGCCAGATAGAGGTCAGGCTCTCCCCCAAGGTTAAAGAGATGCGCCTCGGGGAGATACGCACTCCCACGGGGAAGATGAACGGAATAGAGATACTCTTCAGGTACGAGATTGATTACAACCCTAGGATCGCCCAGGGTGCGATTGAGGGTGTGATACTCTACGTTCCGCCCCAGAAGGATAAAATGGACGAGATACTGAACCTCTGGGAAGATGAGAAAAAGATAGACTCCCTGACCTTCGCGGAGGTCGTCAACTTCATAACCAAGGAGATTTCCCCGATCCTCATGCTGATGGCCAAGGAGATGCGCCTGCCCTACCACATACCCCTTCCGAGGGTTGAGGTCAAGCCTCAGCCCCAGTGATCCTTTCCCTTCTTCCTTTAATGATATATTCCCTCAGCCTCGTGGATTCTGTTCGCGGCCTCTTTGAGACCCTCCCTCATCATGGCGTTCTCGGCCAGCTCCAGCGCCCGCAGGTAGGCCTTCTTGTTGAAGTAGTACTCAACGGTCTCTATATCCGCCAGAACTTCCTCCGATCCTGTGGATGCCGCGAACTGCTTGAGCGCGGCTATGCGGACCCTGACGCGGAACCTGAGGTCGCTCTTGGTCTCCAGAACGCTCTTGTAAGCCTCCATGGCCTCGTTGAGCTTGCCCATCCCGATGAGGGCTTCAGTTAGCTCGGTGAGCTTCTCAGCGGCCATCTCATCGTCTCCCTTGGCCCTGTAGGAGCTCACTATCTGGTAGAGCATCCTCGCGGTGTTGAGTCCGATGAGCTTGGCCCGGCTGAAGTTCTTCGCGAGCAGATAGGCGTACTGAGCCTTCACGAGGCAGCTAGTCGTCCCGTCGAGGTCTCCGCGGGAGTAGGCTATCTTGCTCGCCTTCTCGAAGTTCTTGGCGGCGGTGTCCATCATCTCGATGAAGTGGATGTCGTAGCCGAATATTGCCCGGATAAAGCCTGCGAGCCGGTAGAACGCCTCCGCTGCGCCCTTGGCGTCGCCCTTCTCCAGCCTGCCCTCGGCAATCTGACCGTAGAGGGTTATCAGGGTCTCGGCGAGCCTTCTGTAGGACTCAACGTCGTTTATGGTCCTGTAGTAACGGTAGGCCGCCTCGTACGCCCTTATGGCCATCGGTATGTCATCGTTGTCCTGGTAGGAGTTACCCAGGTCCTCGTAGATGGCCGCGAACTCCTCTGCGTACTTCATCAGGTTCTTCTCATCGTTAAGCGTCATGAAAATCTCAAGGACGTTTGAGCAGTACTCATCGAGAATATCGAGGTCAACCTCGGCCCGGGAGATTTCCTCCTCTATGAGGTCGATATACAGGTAAGCACTCTTCAGGAGGGAGGGACGGGCCTTCTCAATGGCCTTCGTCTTTTTGAGAAGAACGTATCCCAGGTACTTGTAAAGCCTCGCGGCGTCCTCCGTTTTACCTTCTTCCTCATAGCCTTTAGCGGCGCGAAGGACCAATTTGAGCCCATCCTTGATTCTTCCCTCATTGAGCCTCTTGAAGGCGAGCTGTTCTAGCTCTTCTGGTCCCTCTAGCCCGACGTTCGCTGGCAAATTTCTCACCCCACATGATTCAAGTCCAGGGCTTGCTGGCTAAATTTAAGGGCTCGGGATATTTAAGCGTTGTCTATGCCCAGACTATTCTGTACCCTGCTGCCTTTCTCAGGCGGTTCATAACCGCGAATCCAAGGCCCCTCTCCTCGATGCCCTCGGCGATTATCACGTCAACGCCCCTCTTATCGAGCTCCCTGAGCGCCCTGAAGAGGTTTCTCGCAACTTCCTCCTCGGTTTTCCCCAGGTGGAAGAACTCGTCCGCCTCGTACTTCTCCGTTGCCATGACCCCAACGCGCAGGCCCTTGGAACGATACTCCTCCACCAGCTCGGCTATCTTTCTCCTCACGTTTTCGCGCTTCCCCTCGACAACTATCACCTGCGCGCTGGGCGAGTAGTGCCTGTACTTCATGCCCGGCGAACGGGCGACGTCGACCAGCTTGCCCCTGACGGCGGGATGTATCTCGACCTCCCCTATGACCTTCTCTATCTCCTCAAGGGGCAGGCCGCCGGGCCTCAGCAGGGTCGGTCTCTCCGAGCTGAGGTCTATAACCGTTGACTCGACCCCAATCTTCGTTTCGCCGCCGTCGATTATGCACTCGATTCTCCCGTAGAAGTCGTCTATCACGTGCTCCGCCAGCGTTGGGCTCGGCTTTCCGCTTATGTTTGCCGACGGCGCCGCAATCGGGGTGCTGGCCTTTATGAGGGCGAGTGCTATGGGGTGCGCCGGCATCCTCACCGCGACGGTATCGAGGCCGCCGGTGGTAACGTACGGAACCTCCTCCCTCTTCGGCAGGACCATCGTCAGGGGCCCCGGCCAGAACCTCTCGGCGAGCAGCTTTGCCTCCCCTGGAATTTCTCCCGCGAGCTTTTTTAGGTCATCGAATTCTGCGATGTGAACTATGAGTGGATTGTCGGCCGGCCGTCCCTTGGCCTCAAAGATTCTCCTCACGGCGTTTTCGTTGAGCGCATCCGCCCCGAGACCGTATACCGTCTCGGTGGGAAATGCGACGAGCTTTCCCTCCAGTATGAACCTCGCGGCTATCCTTATCCCTCTCTCGTCAAGCCCATCTCGCATGTTGATTACTACCGTCATTCTCTCACCAAGGATTCACCGAGAAGAGGCCGTTAAAAATGTTACCCAGCGACTTCCTCGTAGACCCTCTCGACCTCTCGGGCGACGGCACTCCACGTGTACAAGCCGGCTATCTTCCTTCCAAGGGCTCCCGCCCTGGCGTTGAACTTGGGTTCGAGGAGTCTTTTCACGGCATTGACCAGCTCCTCGAAGCTCTCAAAGGTGAGACCGTTCTTCCCCTCGCGTATAAGCTCCGGGATCGCGCTCACGCGCCTTCCCACCGCGGGGACGCCTAGGCTGTTGGCCTCCAGCACTACCAGACCGAAGCCCTCCCTCCTGGACGGCAGAACCAGAAGCCTGCTCCTGGACAGTACTGCGCCAACGTCGTGGCGATAACCGGCGAACTCAACGTTCGGAGGTGCGGTCGCTTGGAGCCTTCTCCTGAGGGGACCGTCGCCGACGACCAGAAACTTTTCGTTCGGAAAGACGCGTGCCAGCTCTATGAATGTCTCCGGGCTCTTGTAGTCCCTGAGCGCACCGATGAACGTGATGTACTCCCTCCTCCCCTCCGCCGGCTGGAGAGGTTTCACCCCGTTGGGCACGACCCTGACCCTTCCCGCACCCAGGGAGGCGGCCTTTCCCGCTAGCCAGTGGCTGACGGCTATGACTGCATCGGCATTGGCCAGCGTTCTCTTGACGTAGAACCGCCCCAGGGTTAGCTTCGCCGTGTGCTCCAGATCGCTGCCGTGGGCAGTGACCACCAGGGACAGTCCGGTTCTTTCTTTCGCGAGGACCGCGGCGTAGCTGGTCGTTCCCACAAAGTGGGCGTGAATCAAATCGAAGTCAAATTCCCGGTGGAGTCTGCATATTTTCTTTGCCCCCAGCAGGGCAAAGGTCGTCCCTCTGATCCCGTATACAGGAGGAACGGTGACTTGATGCACGAACTCAGCCTCGAAGCTCCTCGGCTCTACTGGCCCGTAGGTGAGAACGTGAACCTCGTGGCGCTTCCTTAGCTCCCTCACGAGGTTGTCCAGGTGGTTCGCAACGCCTCCGCCATGGGGTGGGTAGTGTCCTACCATCAGAATCCGCATTTTGACCGGAGAAAATGGAGAAGAGACGTTAAAAAGGCTTATGGTCTCCCGTGGTTCTTTCTGCCAGGCGTTCCGGGCGAGGGTCTCTTGGTCGTCAGTTTGGCTAGGGTGTCCTTTATCTCGGGGATTAGCTCGTTGAGGAGGAGGGAGTATTTGCCCTGCTTAAGGGCCTCCTTCGCCTGGCTGATGAGGGACTCCAGTTCACTCACGTCGTAGCCCTTCCTCTTGAGGACCTTGGCCATAATCTCGAACTGCTGAATCTCCATCTGCAGCTGCATGTTTGGCAGACCCTGGTACACAGTTCTCATCTCGCGGTACGCCCGCGATATGACGAAGTCCGCGTTGAAGCTCGCCATCATGGCAAGCTGGTATGCCCTGGAATATTCACCGGAGTTGTACGCGTCCCATGCAGCGTTCAGGGCAGTCTTCGCCTCTTCGAGTTTCTTCCTTGCGGCGGGTATCTGGAGTCCATCAAGGAGCCCCTCGGCGCGGCCCGTCTTGTTCTGGACGTTGATGAGCAGGGAGTAGACCTCCTCCCTCGTGGGGGACTGGACGAGGTTGTCTTCGTTGTAGGCGGCGAAGTGGCTCTTCATCCAGGCGTCTATCTTCTCACGGTTCAGCGGGAACATCGGCTTCTCCCGACCAGAATAAGTCGCCGCGTATTTGACCTCGGATACGTGCATAAAGCGCTCCAGGGCGGTTATCGTCACGTTTTCCCTGCCCTCGTCAGTCAGTACGAGAATCGGCTTTCCTTTGAACTCGTACGGCATAAGTTTCATGGCCCTCAGGTAGCCCTCAATAGCAAGGGCATCACGGCCGTTGGCTATGACGACGGTTCCTATCTCGTCGAAGGCCTCCGGGAACTCCTCCTTGAGCGCCTGGATTACTACGAGGTTCGTCTCGTATCTGGTTTCGCCGTACCAGCGCTCGTACGGGATTCCAAACTCATCAAAATCCTTTGTGTACTCCTCAGGTATCGCCACAGGGCCGCCTACGATTATCACCCTCTCGGGCTCGACGCTGAGTATCTCGGCGCTCACCGCGGGGTCGTAGGTGCCCCAGGGGCTGACTATAAGGTGCGCCCCCAGGAGGTCGGCCACGTTCTGGGCTATCGCCCAGTCGGCCTCGTTGTCGCTGACCAGGATGACCAGCCGGGTCTCCTCCGCGGACGCGCGGGGAAGGGGCACGGCACCCAGGATGAAGATAAAGCTGATGAAGATTACAAGGCCTTTTTTACCTATCACGTCTTCTCACCTGCTTCTACCTTGGGAAAAGGCTTATTTAAGCCTTTTTCACGCAATCGTTTGCCCCCGTTCGAGGGTGGGGAGAATAGAGGGATGGAAATCCTCCCTCGGCGGCCGGAATATTAACGGACGT
The Thermococcus radiotolerans genome window above contains:
- a CDS encoding L-threonylcarbamoyladenylate synthase: MTVVINMRDGLDERGIRIAARFILEGKLVAFPTETVYGLGADALNENAVRRIFEAKGRPADNPLIVHIAEFDDLKKLAGEIPGEAKLLAERFWPGPLTMVLPKREEVPYVTTGGLDTVAVRMPAHPIALALIKASTPIAAPSANISGKPSPTLAEHVIDDFYGRIECIIDGGETKIGVESTVIDLSSERPTLLRPGGLPLEEIEKVIGEVEIHPAVRGKLVDVARSPGMKYRHYSPSAQVIVVEGKRENVRRKIAELVEEYRSKGLRVGVMATEKYEADEFFHLGKTEEEVARNLFRALRELDKRGVDVIIAEGIEERGLGFAVMNRLRKAAGYRIVWA
- a CDS encoding glycosyltransferase family 4 protein, whose product is MRILMVGHYPPHGGGVANHLDNLVRELRKRHEVHVLTYGPVEPRSFEAEFVHQVTVPPVYGIRGTTFALLGAKKICRLHREFDFDLIHAHFVGTTSYAAVLAKERTGLSLVVTAHGSDLEHTAKLTLGRFYVKRTLANADAVIAVSHWLAGKAASLGAGRVRVVPNGVKPLQPAEGRREYITFIGALRDYKSPETFIELARVFPNEKFLVVGDGPLRRRLQATAPPNVEFAGYRHDVGAVLSRSRLLVLPSRREGFGLVVLEANSLGVPAVGRRVSAIPELIREGKNGLTFESFEELVNAVKRLLEPKFNARAGALGRKIAGLYTWSAVAREVERVYEEVAG
- a CDS encoding cell wall-binding repeat-containing protein, producing MIGKKGLVIFISFIFILGAVPLPRASAEETRLVILVSDNEADWAIAQNVADLLGAHLIVSPWGTYDPAVSAEILSVEPERVIIVGGPVAIPEEYTKDFDEFGIPYERWYGETRYETNLVVIQALKEEFPEAFDEIGTVVIANGRDALAIEGYLRAMKLMPYEFKGKPILVLTDEGRENVTITALERFMHVSEVKYAATYSGREKPMFPLNREKIDAWMKSHFAAYNEDNLVQSPTREEVYSLLINVQNKTGRAEGLLDGLQIPAARKKLEEAKTALNAAWDAYNSGEYSRAYQLAMMASFNADFVISRAYREMRTVYQGLPNMQLQMEIQQFEIMAKVLKRKGYDVSELESLISQAKEALKQGKYSLLLNELIPEIKDTLAKLTTKRPSPGTPGRKNHGRP